In Primulina huaijiensis isolate GDHJ02 chromosome 6, ASM1229523v2, whole genome shotgun sequence, a single window of DNA contains:
- the LOC140978809 gene encoding protein LIGHT-DEPENDENT SHORT HYPOCOTYLS 3-like, translating to MDSPQSPEVASADSKNSSSSINTGKNYSNTTSSSAGTSSSGGASTLSRYENQKRRDWNTFGQYLKNHRPPLSLSRCSGAHVLEFLRYLDQFGKTKVHTPICPFYGHPNPPAPCPCPLRQAWGSLDALIGRLRAAYEENGGKPETNPFGSRAVRLYLREVRDLQSKARGISYEKKKRKRQLPQPPLPPGEG from the coding sequence ATGGATTCTCCGCAATCTCCTGAAGTGGCAAGCGCAGACTCAAAGAACAGCAGTAGCAGCATCAACACGGGAAAAAACTACAGTAACACCACCTCTTCATCAGCGGGAACCTCGTCATCCGGCGGCGCCTCCACTCTCAGCCGCTACGAGAATCAGAAACGCCGCGACTGGAACACCTTCGGGCAGTACCTGAAGAACCACCGCCCCCCGCTCTCTCTCTCCCGTTGCAGCGGCGCCCACGTGCTTGAATTCCTCCGCTACCTCGACCAGTTCGGCAAAACTAAGGTTCACACCCCAATCTGCCCCTTCTACGGCCACCCCAACCCACCCGCCCCCTGCCCTTGCCCCCTCCGCCAGGCCTGGGGCAGCCTCGACGCCCTCATAGGCCGTCTCCGCGCTGCCTACGAGGAAAACGGCGGCAAGCCTGAGACCAACCCGTTTGGATCAAGAGCTGTAAGGCTTTACCTCCGTGAAGTTCGTGATCTGCAGTCGAAAGCCAGAGGAATCAGCTACGAGAAGAAGAAGCGGAAGCGGCAGCTGCCTCAACCACCGCTGCCCCCGGGTGAAGGTTAA